CACCGGTTACTCTAAGAACATTGAGCTCCACAGATTTCCCAGCTTTCTCCCATATTGTctcataaaactaaaataaaaataacatacaATTAACTAATTCTTAAGCTGTTCATCAAATGGGTAACAAATGCAAATAACATATGATTACATAAGCACGATTAGAATGACCAGTGTAACAGAGTTCTCTACTCCTCTACATCGAGTTCAATTTAAATAGTGGAATTTGATAGTATAATCACTTTAATGGAATAACATTTCATCAGCAAAAGAACATTTTAGATTATGTTATTAGTAGTACTTTCGTGTTTTATGTTGTTGTTTATAGGTCTTAGTGAGATGTGCCACCACAATGTAAAACATTCATTTTCTTCACCGTTgtcacaaacaaaacaaaacaaaaaaaaacaaaaaaaaaaaaaaaaaagcaaaagaacaTCAATTAGTAGTCTCCACAGCAACAAACCACTTCAAAATTGATTTGAGGTTGCAGACAAGATCTGTTGGTGTAATTTTACAATAGAATAAGATAAGTAAGGTCCGTATAAAAACCCAGAAACTAGTTTAAAATACCTGCAATTTACTCTTCACTAGTTTGTCATCTAATTTTACAATGACATCATTGGTGTGTATCCCCGAACAAGAAGCTGGAGAGTCTTCCTCAACCTGGAGCAAATAGAATAAGATAAGTAAGGTCCATCACAATGACACATCTATACAAAAAAACACAGCTTCTCTAGTTTGTacatgagaatgcaaagagtaaaATACGATAAGTAAGCCTCATCACAATGACGCACATGTGCAGTAGACTTTCGTGTTTAGTTAATCGCATTTGGTTAGACTCTAACCGTCATCAATGATCTTAACGAACTAAATACTTACTAGTCAATTCAAAGATTATGATTGCACCACTGCTCAGATAAAGAAAAGTTAGGCTGTCTTCGCACATATCCCTCCTTTTGTCTAAAACTGTAGTACGTTAAATCATGTCTTTAACAGAGTACGTATAAATGACAAAACAAGAATCGTAACTCAGTAGTCTCAAACTCTCAATGGGTACAATTTTTGTTTTCTTTACATTAAGGAAATCATGTGCGAAAAGCTAAACCATCAACATGTGTTGGTAGAAATGTGAAGTAGCCACATGAACAGATTTTTAATTCAAATCCACAAGCCCAccccaaactaaaaaaaaaatggaaCAAAATCACGGATGGAAATAATGCAAGAGTTTCATCATATATAAAAGGTCTATGACACAACAAACTGACCATAAATAAGCACGACAGTAAGGTGGATGACTAACCTTAGTTACAATTACAGCAGTTGATATGTTTGGGAATTTATTAATAAATTGGGAGAGAAATTTTAAACCGGCATCAGGCAGATTGAGAACTTCCACACCAAGAAAAGGGCGACGGAATTCCCTACACCAAAAACCTCACAATTAAATCCATGGGATGATGCGAATGATGAAAAGACATCGTGATTTGAAATTTCTATTGAAACAAAATTCATAAGCATTAGATCAGTGATGTGTTAGTTTTCCACTCTCCTTACAGCCCCACCAGGCCACCACCACGCTCATACCTCCATCCTGAGATATGCACCAAAGAAGTGACTCCCAATGTACAAAAAGAGACAAGGAGGGGACAACCATTAGGGCCCACGTACAGACAGAGAGCAAGAAGATTAAGGTCTCAAGCTATCATAAGTAATCTACTAATCTTATCTACAACATTACCCTCCTAGATGACAGGGTAAGGGGAGGTCAAATATAAGCAACCTACAAAAAAAACTGCATTGCGAATTGCATTAAATAAGAACTTGCTTCAAAATAAAAAGAAGTAGAGCTACATTAGTGTGCTACGTCTAAAGCAAGAATATAATGCACATGACTCCATTCTAAACAATGGAAGATTATCTTATCTACAAAATCAAAGAATATAATGCACTTAGCTCCATTTGCTTCACTAGTGACAATGTAGCAATAGCCTCAAACTATATAATAACTATTGACGCAAGGAAGCAATGTCGTCAAAATCACTGTGGTTCCTTAAGAAAAGATAATAATATAGATTATTAAGCTTACCTTAAAGACAATCGTGGAATACATGTGCATAACACTTTACAATCAAATGAAAAATGTGGCAAAAAAATACAAGTAAACAATAGGGAAGTTATCTTCATTGCCAATTCAAACACCAACAAGACGGGACAACAAGATACAACAAATTATTAGATTAAAGTGGAACTGTAACATACCAAGCACACACATGAAAACGAAATCGAACTTACCTGGAACTTTTGTAATGATTCCACCATCTTGTTATGATATTACTTGGTAAGAAAGAAGATTTATTGAAAATGATTCCAATAACTTCTCCAAAAGTGTTGAGGGCTGGTCCCCCATCTAAACCCTACAAGAAAAGGAAAGGCCATGATGTGCCATTGTGCACGCATATCTAACAAACAGAGAAGGAATCGCAGTGCTGAAAGAACATGTAAAGTAAGCAACAACATATATCATGGAGGTACATGAATTTAAATCATAAGGTTCTTAATTTTACAAACTTAATCTTTTAGATCAGAAACTGCCAGGCAAAATTTAGCGTAAAACAGTCCTGCATAAATTAGTGGAAAggctaaaagttgcaaagaagtCACCAAAACTTTGAAACTTCAGCACATCTTAGCTTACCTTAAACACTATTCTAGTTAGATGCATCCACATATACGTTGAAACATTCAAAGATCGATGACCTACTTTTGTGATAAGTAAGTTTGACATGAGCGTCTTAGTGGATTTCTAAGATATGTATGCAGAGATGCAATTTCTTACGATAGTATAGATGTCCTCCTTTATGTTGTAGAGTTCGTTGCATCCAAATCCCTTAGGGGATTTTGACCTGTGAACAAAGGCAGGAGCTTTAAGCACTGTACACACAAGCGAGGCAATGATCCTAAACAATACTGGTCAACGACTGggccttataaaaaaaaaaaaaaaaaaaaaaaaaaaagattgttaTACCTGAAAAAACTACACCCAGGATAAAGATGGGAATGGTGGCTGTGAGTGCGCCAAACAGAGAAAATCTCCGTTCCAGGAATAACCTTGAATAAACTAGAGTGAGATTGAAGGTGAAAAGTCATCACCTCCCTCGACTGAAGCTGATGGGTTGTGTCAATAGATAAGATATCATTTATGCCCTTAAAGGTGACGGCTTGAAGTAGAGACGTAGATTTGAAGGTAATAAGAGCGAGATTATAGTGAAAATCACAAGCCAACAGTTTAGCCTTGTATAATACTCCGGTTGACCCAAAAACATCAATCTGCCGAaccacaataataataaaaaaagcgAATCAACAACAGCTGGTAAAAGTAtgtttctttttctgaaatcattttttaccttttaaattCCTTTCTAATTTCAAATCAAAGGTGAGCAAATGATTGGAATACGGAAGGAACACAAAAGCAAGAGGGAGCAGAAGGGAGGAAGGTGACCTTAATAGTATCAAGGGGAACATCATCAGGACGCTTAAATAGACAAGCAGGAGCTAAAACTGTGCATAAATATCGACTACGACTACGAGGACTACTAGTACTCGGTTTATCAGAAGAAGAACAAGTATTGCATTCAATGATGAATCCGGATCCAGAAAAGATGAATTCCTTTGGCGGCGGCACAACCTCAACATATCGACGGAGCTTTTTAGCCATCTCCGCTAAAAATACATGCATAAAAATACGGAGCTTTTAGATAATTGTTATGCAAGACGGTGTTACAAGAGCATACATATTAGCAGAATAGCAGCAACAGCAGCCTAGCCTAAAATCAAACTTtaaaacggatatatccgtcttaagcaagaccaaTTGTAACTACGAATTCTGATTAAACTATAATAATTGGAATTGGACTATAATAATTGGAATTGGAATTAATTAGGATAAGAAGAGATCGAAACAAACCAGGAACATCATGAGAAACAATGCTGACAACAGAATTAGAAGCTCTCGCAACCGCAATTTTGAGGATATGTTTATTAAATTTCGGCGACTCTTCGCGTGATCGTTTGCGATCCATCGCCAATTAACCTCCGGTGTGCGACGATGATACTAAGGGTAGAGACAGCAGAGATTAGTTAAAACTCCCTctaatccaatccaaactacccatTTGACTTTTTACGGTTTACGAGACAACGCTTTAATCACGTATTTCTTAATTTATATACTACTGTATGTTTTTTTTGTCGAAATTATAATTTTccgaaacttttttttttataacaaACATAAATATCTAAATTTTAGGTTAACAATTTAACAAAGTTATCTTTAAAAAATAAATGGGTAGTTTGAATTGTATTGGAGGGACTACTAGTTAGTATCCCCTTCACGCGACctgtttaaaaaaattattattagAACTGAagataaataatactccctcctattccagataatcgtcccattgtccatttccgtctagtcgggtaactgtcccattgtctatttttggtaagtgttgtgtggtccaaattcaattcaatttccgtctattcacataactgtcccattgtccTTTTTGTGAGGTCTAAACTtactttcttaattcttgtgtcaTTTTCACAATGGGACGGTTATGtataataggagggagtataacttatatatgatctttaatatttttaattataaatacaaatatattaattttttctcaaatttaattttttaggttTCGTTTTATAAAATAGTCTCTCGTactctctaacatcttccacgTTTTCTAAAACGGCAAATTCACAAAGATTTTCTACTTTCCTTATTTGTCTATCTTTCATTTCTTTTGTGATTATAATAACTTATATGAGGGAGTATTTAACTAAAACTAATATTTAGTTAGTCAAAATCAATATTTTATGCTTGAAatatacatatttaattgaaaatattaaggaaaattgTAACatattttctactttttcatatcGTTTATAATATTacattacttaataatcattacttttaagAGGCGTCTGGTTAAGGGTTTAAAAAAAAGGGAAATGAAATTAACATACTCATtcttattcaccattttctttcttattttcttattcggattattcagattttcttccctatttccttttttgggttgatttgtgtggtccaaaataaattacatgtggggtaatgtgttttgtgtggtccaaaatcaatttTTTATTCCTTGTGCAAAATGTAAAGGGAAAGGATatagtgaataagagggagtacaTGATTCCTTGGTTTGTGTTTGTTTGATGATGCAAACAAAGGGAATGGGATCCCCTCCCTTACCCTCCAAGACTTGTACATCCATGCTTCCCCCGGTAACCCATTGATTTCCTCCTAACTACTCCTACCACAATTCTTCCCTAACATTAACTACCACTGCTAAACCCATCTCCCACCACTGCCAACTGCCACACTCACCACTACCGTTTGGATTAAGTTTGGTTGTTAAAGGGTGGTTGTGGGGACGTCGGACCGAAGTAAGGTAGTGGAGAAGGATGCTCTCTTAATCTGCGATTTGTTCTTCATCTTCAAGGATGTCCTCCTTTTTATTAGACATTATAACGAGAGCCACAAACAATTAAAGCCATAAAATTGAACATTTGTCGTCATCAACTTATATCTTGTAACTAAAGCACTCATATAGATGATAAGCAATTGCAAACTGATGTGCTCTTATCGCTTGGTGTTTGTTTTGTGAGACGATCTCACATGTGTGGAGGGAGGGGTGGTCGGCTGCGGGAAGGGGGCTGTCGACTAGTCGGCTGCGGGAAGGGGGCTGTTGACTATGGATGGTCGGCCGCGGGGAGGGACTGTCGAATCGGGATTATTAGAGCAACAGCAATAGAagagaactttatataaagttctttcTATGTCATGTCATATTATGTCAATTTCAATATTTAAGGACTTTTGTTTACAATGGAAGAACTTAATATAAAAGTTCTTAAATGAAATTTACTAAAAAATGACAATGTTGAAGTGTTTTTCACATTTTACAAAGTTAATTTATTGGTTATACACATTCCCATATTTAAAAATTTGGTTCTTATTTTAGAACTTTGTTcttaaaaat
The Silene latifolia isolate original U9 population chromosome 11, ASM4854445v1, whole genome shotgun sequence genome window above contains:
- the LOC141612504 gene encoding uncharacterized protein LOC141612504 — protein: MDRKRSREESPKFNKHILKIAVARASNSVVSIVSHDVPAEMAKKLRRYVEVVPPPKEFIFSGSGFIIECNTCSSSDKPSTSSPRSRSRYLCTVLAPACLFKRPDDVPLDTIKIDVFGSTGVLYKAKLLACDFHYNLALITFKSTSLLQAVTFKGINDILSIDTTHQLQSREVMTFHLQSHSSLFKVIPGTEIFSVWRTHSHHSHLYPGCSFFRSKSPKGFGCNELYNIKEDIYTIGLDGGPALNTFGEVIGIIFNKSSFLPSNIITRWWNHYKSSREFRRPFLGVEVLNLPDAGLKFLSQFINKFPNISTAVIVTKVEEDSPASCSGIHTNDVIVKLDDKLVKSKLQFYETIWEKAGKSVELNVLRVTGGEELNMSIAIEETSPEKFHQWPHPCWNELR